The following coding sequences lie in one Bacteroides helcogenes P 36-108 genomic window:
- the msrA gene encoding peptide-methionine (S)-S-oxide reductase MsrA, with translation MKQFILIVAVLCLSCIGKLAEEQAGRKKETKPMKEIYLAGGCFWGTEHFLKQIDGVEKTQVGYANGNVVSPTYQQVCTGTTGFAETVKVQYDPEKADLPFLIDLFFKTIDPTSLNKQGGDRGTQYRTGIYYTDAVDLPVIKETVKRLSAGYTRPLVVEIKALENFYPAEDYHQNYLDKNPGGYCHINPALFDVARKAKMKRSK, from the coding sequence ATGAAGCAGTTTATACTTATTGTTGCAGTATTATGCCTGTCATGCATTGGCAAGTTGGCGGAGGAGCAGGCAGGAAGAAAAAAAGAAACGAAACCAATGAAAGAAATTTATCTGGCAGGAGGATGCTTTTGGGGGACGGAACATTTCCTGAAGCAAATAGACGGAGTGGAGAAAACTCAAGTAGGTTATGCAAACGGTAATGTTGTCAGTCCTACATATCAGCAAGTATGTACAGGAACCACCGGGTTTGCCGAAACGGTAAAAGTGCAATATGATCCCGAAAAAGCGGATTTGCCTTTTCTTATCGATCTCTTTTTTAAAACAATTGACCCTACCAGCTTGAATAAACAAGGAGGTGACAGGGGAACACAATACCGTACGGGTATTTATTATACGGATGCTGTCGATCTGCCTGTCATAAAGGAAACAGTGAAACGTCTGTCTGCCGGCTATACTCGCCCGTTGGTTGTGGAGATAAAGGCTTTGGAAAACTTCTATCCTGCCGAAGACTATCATCAGAATTATCTGGACAAGAATCCGGGAGGATATTGCCATATTAATCCTGCACTGTTTGATGTGGCGCGCAAGGCAAAAATGAAAAGAAGTAAATAA
- a CDS encoding putative quinol monooxygenase yields MIRLNVFIQVSTENRAAVLDAAKELVACSLKDNGCIAYDIFESAIRNDVLMICETWKDAEALAAHEKATHFVTLVPKIQGLASMKLEKFTF; encoded by the coding sequence ATGATTAGACTGAATGTTTTTATTCAAGTAAGTACGGAGAACCGTGCTGCTGTGCTGGACGCTGCCAAGGAATTGGTTGCATGTTCCTTGAAAGATAATGGTTGCATTGCTTATGATATTTTTGAGAGTGCAATCCGCAATGATGTGCTTATGATTTGTGAGACATGGAAAGATGCAGAGGCCTTAGCTGCCCATGAAAAGGCAACCCATTTTGTGACATTGGTTCCCAAAATACAAGGACTGGCTTCCATGAAACTTGAGAAATTTACTTTTTGA
- a CDS encoding TIGR02757 family protein, which yields MTEDIKRQLLEWAEIYHCTDFIQSDPVQFPHRYVQKQDIEVSGLLTAIMSFGNRRQILKKAGELHGLMGESPYQYVLSRRWAVDFPFADRRSFYRMLSYSDFYACFERLYAAYSSFNSLEDALCIYPGIPMEKLCAFLDVSAKSPQKKLNMFLRWMIRKDSEVDFGIWRSFDCKNLIVPLDTHVCRVACTLGLTDTETFSLKNACRITAALAEVFPDDPCLGDFALFGYGVNNKK from the coding sequence ATGACAGAAGATATTAAAAGGCAACTTTTGGAGTGGGCGGAGATTTACCATTGTACTGACTTTATCCAGAGCGACCCGGTGCAGTTTCCACACCGCTATGTGCAGAAGCAGGACATTGAGGTCAGTGGCCTGTTGACCGCCATCATGAGCTTTGGCAACCGCAGGCAGATATTGAAGAAAGCCGGCGAGCTCCACGGACTGATGGGAGAATCTCCTTATCAATATGTATTATCCCGTCGTTGGGCAGTGGATTTTCCTTTTGCGGATAGAAGGAGTTTCTATCGTATGCTTTCTTATTCTGATTTTTATGCCTGTTTTGAGCGTTTATATGCCGCATATTCTTCTTTTAACAGTTTGGAAGATGCTCTCTGCATATATCCGGGTATTCCGATGGAGAAGTTGTGTGCGTTTCTGGATGTTTCTGCCAAAAGCCCGCAGAAGAAACTGAATATGTTTCTGCGCTGGATGATACGGAAAGATTCCGAAGTGGATTTTGGTATTTGGAGAAGCTTTGATTGCAAAAATTTAATTGTTCCTCTGGATACACATGTCTGCCGGGTGGCCTGCACTTTGGGGCTGACTGATACGGAAACTTTTTCTTTAAAGAACGCCTGCCGTATTACCGCTGCTTTAGCGGAGGTTTTTCCCGATGATCCTTGTTTGGGAGATTTTGCCTTGTTCGGCTACGGGGTGAACAATAAGAAATAA
- a CDS encoding N-acetylmuramoyl-L-alanine amidase family protein — protein sequence MVRILFLLLLILTSFSVRAQQAIGIPKAGEGISTFLQRNNRPGRAYYKEFLELNKKRLRGKEELRLGVKYVLPPLKDGKENSSEQDNRKKNTPTEIQSDENLSAGTPSRKTAEEEADADFDIPKQSASRTSGKRKGIVHEPLFGKSSADVRVTGSRLRGACFYVVGGHGGPDPGAIGKVGKVELHEDEYAYDVALRLARNLMEEGAEVRIIIQDAKDGIRDEQYLSNSKRETCMGAAIPLNQVARLEQRCASINELYRKDRKKYKYCRAIFLHVDSRSKGTQTDVFFYHAPKSVLGKRLAVTMKDTFGSKYDKHQPNRGFEGTVSGRNLYVLLNASPTSVFVELGNIQNTFDQRRFVINSNRQALAKWMMEGFIADYRKVNGWK from the coding sequence ATGGTTAGAATCTTATTCCTTTTGCTTCTTATATTGACATCCTTTTCTGTTCGGGCACAGCAGGCCATCGGAATTCCGAAAGCCGGCGAAGGTATTTCTACTTTTCTTCAGCGAAACAATCGTCCGGGGCGGGCCTATTATAAAGAATTTCTTGAACTGAACAAGAAACGCCTGCGCGGAAAAGAAGAATTGCGGTTGGGTGTGAAGTATGTGTTGCCGCCTCTGAAGGACGGAAAAGAAAACTCTTCGGAACAAGATAACCGGAAAAAAAATACCCCGACGGAAATCCAGTCAGACGAGAATCTTTCTGCGGGCACACCTTCAAGAAAAACAGCCGAAGAAGAAGCCGATGCCGATTTTGATATTCCCAAGCAGTCTGCTTCCCGGACTTCCGGCAAGCGCAAGGGTATTGTGCATGAACCTCTTTTTGGCAAATCCTCTGCCGATGTACGGGTCACCGGAAGCCGTTTACGGGGAGCCTGCTTCTATGTGGTGGGCGGACATGGCGGACCCGATCCCGGAGCTATCGGAAAGGTGGGCAAAGTGGAACTTCATGAGGACGAATATGCTTATGACGTGGCCCTCCGCTTGGCGCGCAACCTGATGGAAGAAGGGGCGGAAGTGCGTATCATCATTCAGGATGCCAAAGACGGTATTCGCGATGAACAATATCTCAGCAACAGTAAGCGTGAGACTTGCATGGGGGCAGCTATCCCCCTGAACCAAGTGGCGCGCCTGGAGCAACGTTGTGCCAGCATCAATGAACTTTATCGCAAGGATCGTAAGAAGTACAAGTATTGCCGTGCCATCTTCCTCCATGTGGACAGCCGCAGCAAAGGCACACAGACTGATGTGTTTTTTTATCATGCTCCAAAAAGTGTCTTGGGAAAGAGGCTGGCTGTTACCATGAAGGATACTTTCGGGTCGAAGTATGATAAGCATCAGCCTAACCGTGGCTTTGAAGGCACTGTCAGTGGGCGCAATCTCTATGTGTTGCTCAACGCTTCTCCCACTTCCGTGTTTGTGGAGCTTGGCAACATACAGAATACCTTCGACCAGCGCCGTTTCGTCATCAATTCCAATCGCCAGGCATTGGCTAAGTGGATGATGGAGGGATTTATAGCGGATTATAGGAAGGTAAATGGATGGAAATAA
- a CDS encoding O-acetylhomoserine aminocarboxypropyltransferase/cysteine synthase family protein, producing the protein MAKQFKPETLCVQAGWTPKKGEPRVLPIYQSTTFKYETSEQMARLFDLEESGYFYTRLQNPTNDAVASKIAALEGGVGAMLTSSGQAANFYAVFNICEAGGHLVCSSCIYGGTYNLFGVTMKKLGIDVTFVNPDAPEEEIEAAFRPDTKALFGEVISNPTLEVLDIEKFARIAHSHGVPLIVDNTFPTPINCHPFEWGADIVTHSTTKYMDGHATSVGGAIVDSGNFDWEAHADKFPGLCMPDESYHGLTYTKNFGKMAYITKATAQLMRDLGSIQSPQNAFLLNLGLETLHLRMPQHCKNAQAVAEYLSKNDKVAWVNYCGLPEDKYHELAQKYMPNGSCGVVTFGLKGGREVATKFMDSLKLAAIVTHVADARTCVLHPASHTHRQLSDEQLLAAGVRPDLIRFSVGIENADDIILDIEQALNA; encoded by the coding sequence ATGGCAAAACAATTCAAGCCGGAAACACTGTGCGTGCAGGCCGGATGGACTCCTAAAAAGGGCGAGCCGCGTGTGCTCCCCATCTACCAAAGTACAACCTTTAAATATGAAACCAGCGAGCAAATGGCGCGTCTGTTTGACTTGGAAGAAAGCGGATATTTCTATACCCGCCTGCAGAACCCCACGAACGATGCCGTTGCCTCTAAGATAGCCGCCCTCGAAGGAGGTGTAGGAGCCATGCTGACATCCAGCGGGCAGGCTGCCAATTTCTATGCCGTGTTCAATATCTGCGAGGCGGGCGGCCACTTGGTATGTTCTTCCTGCATCTACGGAGGTACTTACAATCTTTTCGGCGTGACGATGAAAAAGTTGGGCATTGACGTGACTTTCGTTAATCCGGATGCCCCGGAGGAAGAAATTGAAGCAGCTTTCCGCCCCGACACCAAAGCACTGTTCGGCGAAGTCATCTCCAACCCTACGCTGGAGGTACTGGATATAGAGAAGTTTGCCCGCATAGCCCACAGTCATGGTGTGCCTCTGATTGTGGACAACACCTTCCCCACCCCCATCAACTGCCATCCGTTTGAGTGGGGAGCCGATATCGTGACGCATTCCACCACCAAATACATGGACGGACATGCCACCAGTGTGGGCGGAGCCATCGTGGACAGCGGAAACTTCGACTGGGAAGCGCATGCCGACAAATTCCCCGGACTGTGCATGCCGGACGAGTCATATCACGGACTGACGTACACGAAGAACTTCGGCAAGATGGCTTATATCACAAAAGCCACCGCACAACTGATGCGCGACCTTGGCAGCATACAGTCACCGCAGAATGCATTCTTGCTGAACCTCGGCTTGGAAACCCTGCATCTGCGCATGCCTCAACACTGCAAAAACGCGCAAGCCGTAGCCGAATATCTTTCTAAAAACGACAAAGTGGCATGGGTGAACTATTGTGGCCTACCCGAAGACAAATATCATGAACTGGCACAGAAGTACATGCCTAACGGATCTTGCGGCGTTGTCACCTTCGGACTGAAGGGGGGCCGCGAAGTAGCCACCAAGTTCATGGATTCGCTGAAGCTGGCCGCCATCGTCACACATGTGGCCGATGCACGTACCTGTGTACTGCACCCTGCCAGCCACACACACCGCCAACTTTCGGACGAGCAACTGCTGGCTGCCGGTGTACGACCGGACTTGATTCGTTTCTCAGTGGGTATTGAGAATGCAGACGACATCATCTTGGATATTGAGCAAGCACTGAATGCATGA
- a CDS encoding NADP-dependent malic enzyme, translated as MAKITKEAALLYHSQGKPGKIEVVPTKPYSTQTDLSLAYSPGVAEPCLEIEKNPQDAYKYTAKGNLVAVISNGTAVLGLGDIGALAGKPVMEGKGLLFKIYGGIDVFDIEVNEKDPDKFIEAVKAIAPTFGGINLEDIKAPECFEIERRLKAELDIPVMHDDQHGTAIISSAGLLNALEVAGKKIEDVKIVVNGAGAAAISCTKLYEALGATHENIVMLDSKGVITSDRDGLNETKRYFATDRRDIHTLEEAVCGADVFLGLSKGNVLTQDMIRSMADTPIVFALANPVPEITYEEAMAARPDVLMSTGRSDYPNQINNVIGFPYIFRGALDVAAKAINEEMKLAAVRAIADLAKQPVPDVVNEIYHVNNFTFGSDYFIPKPVDPRLITEVSMAVARAAMESGVARKPITDWEAYRQHLKELMGQESKLTRQLRETARRNPQRVVFAEGIHPNMLKAAVEAKSEGICQPILLGNDEAIEKLAKELEISLEGIEIVNLRHPDEAPRRERYARILAEKRARQGATYEEANDKMFERNYFGMMMVETGEADAFITGLYTKYSNTIKVAKEVIGIRPEYKHFGTMHILNSKRGTYFLTDTLINRHPDTDTLIDVAKLAENTVHFFNHTPVMAMLSYSNFGADTEGSPMKVHEAVEYMQQNYPDLAIDGEMQVNFAMNRKMRDAKYPFTRLKGKDVNTLIFPNLSSANSAYKLLQAMDTETELIGPIQMGLNKPIHFTDFESSVRDIVNITAVAVIDAIVDKKKNCKNG; from the coding sequence ATGGCTAAGATAACCAAAGAAGCAGCCTTGCTTTATCACTCGCAAGGCAAACCGGGTAAGATAGAAGTTGTACCCACCAAACCTTACAGTACTCAAACAGATCTTTCACTCGCCTATTCTCCGGGCGTCGCGGAGCCCTGCCTCGAAATCGAGAAAAATCCGCAAGACGCTTATAAATATACCGCCAAAGGCAACTTGGTTGCCGTCATCTCCAATGGTACAGCCGTGCTCGGACTGGGTGACATCGGCGCATTGGCCGGCAAACCGGTAATGGAAGGCAAAGGCCTGCTGTTCAAAATCTACGGCGGCATCGACGTATTCGACATCGAGGTGAATGAAAAAGATCCCGATAAGTTCATCGAAGCAGTCAAAGCTATCGCCCCCACCTTCGGAGGCATCAACTTGGAAGACATCAAGGCTCCCGAATGCTTTGAGATAGAACGCCGCCTGAAGGCTGAGCTCGATATCCCTGTGATGCACGACGACCAGCACGGCACGGCCATCATCTCAAGTGCCGGACTGCTGAATGCCCTCGAAGTGGCAGGTAAAAAGATTGAAGACGTGAAGATTGTAGTGAACGGAGCCGGTGCGGCAGCCATCTCCTGCACCAAGCTGTATGAGGCATTGGGCGCCACACACGAGAACATTGTCATGCTCGACTCCAAAGGTGTCATCACCAGCGACCGCGACGGACTGAACGAAACCAAACGTTACTTTGCCACCGACCGCCGCGACATCCATACGCTGGAAGAAGCCGTATGCGGAGCTGACGTATTCCTCGGCCTCTCCAAAGGCAATGTCCTGACACAAGATATGATACGGAGCATGGCCGATACGCCCATCGTATTCGCCCTCGCCAATCCCGTACCCGAAATCACTTATGAGGAAGCCATGGCCGCCCGCCCCGATGTACTGATGTCCACTGGTCGCAGCGACTATCCCAACCAGATTAATAATGTAATCGGTTTCCCCTACATCTTCCGTGGCGCACTGGACGTGGCAGCCAAAGCCATCAACGAAGAAATGAAACTGGCCGCTGTGCGCGCCATCGCAGATTTGGCCAAGCAACCTGTGCCCGATGTAGTGAACGAGATCTATCATGTGAACAACTTCACCTTCGGCTCCGACTACTTCATTCCGAAGCCTGTTGACCCGCGCCTCATCACTGAAGTGTCTATGGCAGTGGCACGTGCAGCCATGGAAAGCGGTGTGGCACGCAAACCCATCACAGACTGGGAAGCTTACCGCCAGCACCTGAAAGAACTGATGGGGCAGGAAAGCAAACTGACACGCCAACTGCGTGAAACCGCCCGACGCAATCCACAACGCGTAGTCTTTGCCGAAGGCATTCACCCCAACATGCTGAAAGCTGCCGTGGAAGCCAAGTCCGAAGGCATTTGCCAACCTATCTTATTGGGTAATGACGAAGCCATTGAGAAACTGGCAAAAGAGCTTGAAATCAGTCTTGAAGGTATCGAAATCGTCAACCTGCGCCACCCTGACGAAGCTCCGCGCCGCGAACGCTACGCCCGCATCCTCGCCGAAAAGCGTGCCCGCCAAGGGGCCACCTACGAAGAAGCTAACGACAAAATGTTCGAGCGCAACTACTTCGGCATGATGATGGTGGAAACCGGTGAAGCGGATGCTTTCATCACCGGCTTATATACCAAATACAGCAACACCATCAAAGTAGCCAAAGAGGTTATCGGCATCCGCCCGGAATATAAGCATTTCGGGACCATGCACATCCTCAACTCTAAGAGAGGCACATACTTTCTGACCGACACGCTCATCAATCGCCACCCGGACACGGATACGCTGATAGACGTAGCCAAACTGGCAGAAAACACTGTGCACTTCTTCAACCATACTCCGGTAATGGCTATGCTAAGTTACAGCAACTTCGGCGCAGACACCGAAGGCAGCCCAATGAAGGTACACGAAGCCGTGGAGTATATGCAGCAAAACTATCCCGATCTCGCCATTGACGGTGAAATGCAGGTAAACTTTGCCATGAACCGCAAGATGCGCGATGCCAAATATCCGTTCACCCGTCTGAAAGGCAAAGACGTGAATACACTCATATTCCCTAACCTGAGCTCCGCCAACTCCGCCTACAAACTGTTGCAGGCAATGGATACGGAGACAGAGCTGATCGGTCCGATTCAAATGGGGTTGAACAAGCCTATCCATTTCACCGACTTCGAAAGTTCCGTGCGCGACATCGTGAACATTACAGCCGTAGCGGTCATCGACGCCATTGTAGATAAGAAGAAGAATTGCAAAAACGGATAA
- a CDS encoding NADP-specific glutamate dehydrogenase, translating into MNAAKVLEDLKRRFPNEPEYHQAVEEVLSTIEEEYNKHPEFDKANLIERLCIPERIYQFRVTWMDDKGNVQTNMGYRVQHNNAIGPYKGGIRFHASVNLGILKFLAFEQTFKNSLTTLPMGGAKGGSDFSPRGKSSAEVMRFCQAFMLELWRHIGPDVDVPAGDIGVGGREVGYMFGAYKKYTREFSGVLTGKGREFGGSLIRPEATGYGNVYFLMEMLKTKGTDLKGKTVLISGSGNVAQYTAEKVLQLGGKVLTMSDSDGYVYDPAGIDREKLDYIMELKNLYRGRIREYAEQYPGVKYVEGAKPWGEKADIALPSATQNEINGDHARQLVANGVIAVSEGANMPSTPEAIKVFQDAKILYAPGKAANAGGVSVSGLEMTQNSERLSWSAEEVDAKLHYIMENIHENCVKYGTETNGYVNYVKGANVAGFMKVAKAMMAQGVI; encoded by the coding sequence ATGAATGCAGCTAAGGTATTAGAAGACCTGAAAAGACGGTTCCCCAACGAACCGGAGTATCATCAAGCAGTAGAAGAAGTCCTTTCTACCATTGAAGAAGAGTACAACAAACATCCGGAGTTTGACAAAGCCAATCTGATTGAACGTCTTTGCATCCCCGAACGCATTTATCAATTCCGCGTCACTTGGATGGACGACAAAGGCAACGTACAAACCAATATGGGTTATCGTGTACAGCACAACAACGCCATCGGTCCATACAAAGGCGGTATCCGTTTCCATGCTTCCGTAAACCTCGGCATCCTGAAATTCCTTGCTTTTGAGCAGACTTTCAAGAATTCACTGACCACACTGCCTATGGGTGGAGCCAAAGGTGGTTCCGACTTCTCGCCGCGCGGCAAGAGCAGTGCCGAAGTAATGCGCTTCTGCCAGGCATTCATGCTGGAATTGTGGCGTCATATTGGTCCTGACGTGGATGTACCTGCCGGTGACATCGGAGTAGGCGGCCGTGAAGTAGGCTACATGTTTGGCGCTTACAAGAAATATACCCGCGAATTCAGTGGTGTGCTGACAGGCAAAGGCCGTGAATTCGGCGGTTCGCTAATCCGTCCGGAAGCTACCGGTTACGGTAACGTTTACTTCCTGATGGAAATGTTGAAGACCAAAGGCACTGATCTGAAAGGTAAGACAGTCTTGATTTCAGGTTCCGGAAATGTAGCCCAATACACCGCAGAGAAAGTATTACAGTTAGGCGGTAAAGTTCTTACTATGTCCGACTCCGACGGTTATGTTTACGACCCCGCAGGCATTGACCGCGAAAAACTGGACTATATCATGGAACTGAAGAATCTCTATCGTGGACGTATCCGCGAATATGCCGAGCAATATCCGGGCGTAAAATACGTGGAAGGAGCAAAGCCTTGGGGTGAGAAAGCCGACATCGCACTACCTTCTGCCACTCAGAATGAAATAAACGGTGACCATGCCCGCCAATTAGTGGCAAACGGTGTGATAGCCGTGTCCGAAGGAGCCAACATGCCTTCTACTCCCGAAGCCATCAAAGTGTTTCAAGATGCCAAGATTTTGTATGCTCCGGGCAAGGCTGCCAATGCAGGCGGTGTGTCTGTATCAGGTCTTGAGATGACGCAGAACTCCGAACGTCTGTCTTGGAGCGCCGAGGAGGTGGATGCCAAGCTGCACTACATTATGGAGAACATTCACGAAAACTGTGTGAAGTATGGCACAGAGACCAACGGCTACGTAAACTACGTGAAGGGCGCCAACGTTGCCGGATTCATGAAGGTGGCAAAGGCTATGATGGCACAAGGAGTTATCTAA
- a CDS encoding TolC family protein — translation MIVRRIFLCLFTIGCMSLLHGQENTTHSLHYYIETAQSNSPLLQDYHNRKETETAELQRLKALYTHSKTELNGDALFVPIISKDNGKTTFQWNAHNGTDYYGYDLGENSGNIHAYVSWTQPLLGNRLYKATKEQTEVRKEMINHSIHMERHQLEYVVAQQYILCLQDRQQIAFADSIGILLEQQTKAMRNLAEDGLVKQTDLRLLLIEQKSNQDLRTASLQSFRTHLADLNILCGIKDTTLVVLQNISLTPHPVAPRQSAFMEQYRLDSLNTLATLKIFHLQYHPQLNLFINSGFSSGKYNALYKHFGMSAGLTFAWTLADGRQKRYKELQSASQLRTIAGYKNELQNRKEQRKHQYLDELQAYDERTALLQSQRKDYAAVLEAYRREIEAGQLSIIDYLNVWKSKIQTDKDYMLLQTNRQLLVAAFNYWNW, via the coding sequence ATGATTGTCAGAAGAATCTTTTTATGTCTGTTCACCATTGGCTGCATGTCTCTGCTGCACGGGCAAGAGAATACCACCCACTCCCTACACTATTACATAGAAACTGCACAAAGTAACAGCCCGTTGCTACAAGACTATCACAACCGGAAGGAAACGGAAACCGCCGAACTGCAACGGTTGAAAGCCCTCTACACACACTCCAAGACCGAATTGAATGGAGATGCCCTGTTTGTACCCATCATCTCTAAAGATAATGGAAAGACCACCTTCCAGTGGAATGCACACAACGGAACAGACTATTACGGCTACGATCTGGGTGAGAACAGCGGCAACATCCATGCTTACGTATCGTGGACGCAGCCCCTGCTTGGCAACCGGCTATACAAAGCGACCAAGGAACAGACAGAAGTGCGAAAAGAGATGATAAACCACAGCATACACATGGAACGGCATCAATTGGAGTATGTGGTGGCACAACAATACATCCTTTGCCTGCAAGATCGACAGCAAATAGCTTTCGCCGACTCCATCGGCATCCTGCTGGAACAGCAGACCAAGGCAATGAGAAACCTGGCCGAAGATGGGCTGGTGAAGCAGACCGACCTGCGGCTACTGCTCATCGAACAAAAAAGCAATCAAGACCTGAGAACAGCCTCACTTCAATCGTTCCGCACGCACTTGGCGGACTTGAACATCTTGTGCGGAATCAAGGACACGACACTCGTAGTTCTGCAAAACATCAGCCTTACGCCCCACCCCGTTGCCCCACGACAATCGGCTTTCATGGAACAATATCGTCTGGACAGCCTCAACACACTCGCCACGCTGAAAATCTTCCATCTGCAATACCACCCACAGCTTAATCTGTTCATCAACTCCGGATTCAGCTCCGGCAAGTACAATGCCTTGTATAAACACTTCGGCATGAGCGCCGGGCTGACCTTTGCATGGACATTGGCCGATGGCAGACAGAAGCGCTACAAAGAATTGCAATCAGCCAGCCAACTGCGCACGATAGCCGGATACAAAAACGAATTGCAGAACCGGAAGGAACAGCGCAAGCATCAATATCTGGACGAATTGCAGGCTTACGATGAACGAACCGCCTTGCTGCAAAGCCAACGCAAAGACTATGCCGCCGTACTGGAGGCTTATCGGAGAGAAATTGAAGCCGGACAACTGTCCATCATCGACTATCTAAACGTGTGGAAAAGTAAGATTCAGACAGACAAAGACTATATGCTATTGCAGACCAACCGCCAGTTGCTTGTGGCAGCCTTCAATTACTGGAACTGGTGA
- a CDS encoding efflux RND transporter periplasmic adaptor subunit, translating into MKAITFLLVSALLTGCTHNTPNGQQTESESRTSVTLTHVSLGNIKSEIVLSGTTVYLRKSVIAAPISAFISNTEVQPGSIVNKGQTLYTLETKESRALAGSVQTRNNALTGDTQAGNATDESARTTERMTSHTIPVKAGASGIVTSVTQQPGSYVIEGGTLCEMADLSSLVFQLNVPYEQLKIVTQSGRCTIILPDDTRLAATVQKPLATMNATSQVQQVIATARAPFLPEGLVVKVLVETETSGRQGMILPKSAVQSDETQEHQWVMKLLDDSTAVKIPLTTGHSNADSIEVSAAGLSPKDRIILTGGYALENKSRVVVTK; encoded by the coding sequence ATGAAAGCAATTACATTCCTTTTAGTTTCAGCGCTTCTGACGGGCTGCACACACAACACCCCCAATGGGCAGCAGACAGAAAGTGAGTCCAGGACATCGGTCACCCTGACCCACGTGTCATTAGGCAATATAAAGAGTGAGATAGTACTTTCGGGCACTACTGTATATCTCAGGAAGTCCGTCATAGCAGCCCCCATCTCCGCCTTTATCAGCAATACAGAGGTACAACCGGGCAGCATCGTCAACAAAGGACAAACGCTCTACACACTGGAGACAAAAGAAAGCCGCGCGTTGGCCGGAAGTGTACAGACAAGAAACAATGCACTGACCGGAGATACACAGGCAGGCAACGCAACCGATGAATCTGCAAGGACAACGGAAAGAATGACCTCCCACACCATTCCGGTAAAGGCCGGAGCATCGGGCATCGTGACCTCCGTGACACAACAGCCGGGCAGCTACGTCATCGAAGGTGGCACGCTGTGCGAGATGGCAGACTTGAGTAGTTTGGTGTTCCAACTGAACGTGCCGTACGAACAATTGAAGATCGTGACGCAAAGCGGCCGGTGCACCATCATTCTACCTGATGACACCCGACTGGCAGCTACTGTACAGAAACCTCTCGCCACAATGAACGCCACCTCACAGGTACAGCAAGTCATAGCCACAGCCCGCGCACCTTTCCTTCCCGAAGGGCTGGTAGTGAAGGTACTTGTAGAAACCGAAACAAGTGGCCGGCAAGGCATGATATTACCCAAAAGTGCCGTACAGAGCGATGAGACGCAAGAGCATCAATGGGTAATGAAATTACTTGATGACAGCACCGCCGTCAAAATCCCCTTAACAACAGGCCACAGCAACGCGGATAGCATAGAGGTAAGCGCCGCCGGACTTTCACCCAAAGACAGAATCATCCTGACCGGAGGTTACGCACTGGAAAACAAGAGCCGCGTTGTCGTCACAAAATAA